A genomic region of Anas acuta chromosome 1, bAnaAcu1.1, whole genome shotgun sequence contains the following coding sequences:
- the NTS gene encoding neurotensin/neuromedin N — protein MRAQLVCVVLLALASCSLCSDSEEEMKALEADLLTNMYTSKINRAKLPYWKMTLLNVCNLVNNMNNQVGEIVEADEDLISGRQFPAGLDGFSLEAMLTVYQLQKVCHSRAFQHWELLQQDAYDLENSSQEKEIMKRKNPYILKRQLHVNKARRPYILKRSSYY, from the exons ATGAGAGCCCAGCTGGTGTGCGTGGTGCTTCTGGCCTTggcctcctgcagcctctgctcag ATtcagaagaggaaatgaaagcatTAGAAGCAGATTTATTGACCAATATGTATACATCAAag attAACAGAGCAAAACTTCCTTACTGGAAAATGACCCTGTTAAATGTCTGCAATCTTGTCAACAACATGAACAACCAAGTGGGGGAAATAGTAGAGGCAGATGAAGATCTCATTTCAGGAAGACAGTTCCCTGCTGGTCTGGATGGCTTCAGCTTGGAAGCAATGCTGACAGTATATCAACTCCAGAAAGTTTGCCACAGCAGAGCCTTTCAGCATTGGGAG TTACTTCAACAAGATGCTTATGATCTAGAGAACTCAAgccaagaaaaggaaataatgaaaagaaaaaatccctaTATTCTGAAGAGGCAACTACATGTGAACAAAGCTAGAAGACCATACATACTCAAGAGAAGTTCATATTACTGa